A part of Caviibacter abscessus genomic DNA contains:
- the glyS gene encoding glycine--tRNA ligase subunit beta: MNFLFELGLEELPSRYVDTTEKELKNKILDKLVSNKISFDNAISFSTPRRIAIIINGLCEKQEDIKEVKLGPSLSVAIVDGKPTKALLGFLASNKVSENDYEIIDTPKDKYIQITKHIKGRETKEVLSEILKESIKELEFEKVMKWSDKQFRFVRPIKWIVSMLNDSVMDFEFEGIKASNITRGMRVFGSQEIVIDKMENYESILLENYVIADRNKREKALIESIEKNCNTSNEKTVISKKLLNEVVNLVEYPYAIKGDFDSKYLNLPEELITITMETHQRYFPIKTNDGKLTNHFVVIRNAPVYSEKVKLGNEKVIEPRLADSKFFFDEDLKADMRKWNEKLQNVMFQKDMGTISDKLSRNKKIASYLGANKDCLRAIELCKADLVSNVINEKEFTGLQGMMGEIYAKNSGENEIVSKAIREHYLPRFQGDDLPSSIEGSIASIADKLDTGIGAFCVGLKPTGSKDPYAIRRAIQGMVLIALNEKLDINYEDLSQKAYEIFSENKKVLVDNVLDDFNIFVKQRLEKVLQTDYPKDLIPYITGVEKNFKNIVEKLEKLNKISNTVEFNELINLLKRMKNITKDSNVKEINKDLLKDNYELAMYDLYEKLKNKEFSDIVDTLIENADVINSYFDNVKINVDDINVKNNRLAILNNILEICENVIAL, encoded by the coding sequence ATGAATTTTTTATTTGAATTAGGTCTTGAAGAATTACCTTCAAGATATGTAGACACAACAGAAAAAGAATTAAAAAATAAAATTTTAGATAAATTAGTATCAAATAAAATTTCATTTGATAATGCTATAAGTTTTAGCACTCCTAGAAGAATTGCAATAATAATTAACGGTCTTTGTGAAAAACAAGAAGACATTAAAGAAGTTAAACTTGGACCGTCTCTTTCTGTGGCTATAGTTGATGGTAAACCTACAAAAGCATTACTTGGATTTTTAGCATCAAATAAAGTGTCTGAAAATGATTATGAAATAATTGATACTCCGAAAGATAAATATATACAAATAACTAAGCATATAAAGGGTAGAGAAACAAAAGAAGTACTTTCAGAAATTTTAAAAGAAAGTATTAAAGAACTTGAATTTGAAAAAGTTATGAAATGGTCTGATAAACAATTTAGATTTGTAAGACCTATAAAATGGATAGTTTCGATGCTTAATGATAGTGTTATGGATTTTGAGTTTGAAGGTATAAAAGCTTCGAATATAACACGTGGTATGAGAGTTTTCGGAAGTCAAGAAATAGTAATTGATAAAATGGAAAATTATGAAAGTATACTTTTAGAAAATTATGTTATAGCAGATAGAAATAAAAGAGAAAAAGCATTAATTGAGAGTATAGAAAAAAATTGTAATACTTCAAATGAAAAAACAGTAATATCAAAAAAATTATTAAATGAAGTTGTAAATTTAGTTGAATATCCATATGCAATAAAAGGGGATTTTGACAGTAAGTATTTGAATTTACCCGAAGAATTAATCACTATAACTATGGAAACACATCAAAGATATTTTCCTATAAAAACAAATGATGGAAAACTAACTAATCATTTTGTAGTAATTAGAAATGCTCCGGTTTATTCTGAAAAAGTAAAACTTGGAAATGAGAAAGTAATAGAACCTAGACTTGCAGATTCTAAATTTTTCTTTGATGAAGACTTAAAAGCTGATATGAGAAAATGGAATGAAAAATTACAAAATGTGATGTTTCAAAAAGATATGGGAACAATATCAGATAAATTATCAAGAAATAAAAAAATTGCAAGTTATTTAGGAGCAAACAAAGATTGTTTAAGAGCAATAGAACTTTGTAAGGCGGATCTTGTTTCAAATGTAATAAATGAAAAAGAATTTACTGGATTACAAGGAATGATGGGTGAAATATATGCAAAAAATAGTGGAGAAAACGAAATAGTTTCTAAAGCTATAAGAGAACATTATTTACCAAGATTTCAAGGAGACGATTTACCAAGTAGTATAGAAGGATCTATTGCGTCAATTGCTGACAAATTGGATACGGGTATAGGTGCATTTTGTGTGGGCTTAAAACCTACAGGATCAAAAGATCCATATGCAATAAGAAGAGCAATACAAGGTATGGTGTTAATTGCCTTAAATGAAAAACTTGATATTAATTATGAAGATTTATCACAAAAAGCATATGAAATATTTAGTGAGAATAAAAAAGTTTTAGTTGACAATGTATTAGATGATTTTAATATTTTTGTTAAGCAAAGACTAGAAAAAGTTTTACAAACTGATTATCCAAAAGACTTAATACCATATATTACAGGTGTTGAGAAAAACTTTAAAAATATAGTTGAAAAATTAGAAAAACTTAATAAAATTTCAAATACAGTAGAATTTAATGAATTAATAAATTTATTAAAGAGAATGAAAAATATTACTAAAGATAGTAATGTAAAAGAGATTAATAAAGATTTATTAAAAGATAATTATGAATTGGCGATGTATGACTTATATGAAAAATTAAAAAATAAGGAATTTTCAGATATAGTTGATACACTTATTGAAAATGCTGATGTTATTAATTCATACTTTGATAATGTAAAAATTAATGTTGATGATATCAATGTAAAAAATAACAGATTGGCGATATTAAATAATATATTAGAAATTTGTGAGAATGTAATAGCATTATAG